In Ignavibacteriales bacterium, the following are encoded in one genomic region:
- a CDS encoding ATP-binding protein yields MITSILNISSNTEKLSVVREFVSDAARNFGFDDETVSKISLAVDEACTNIIKHAYEYAPNKELEIKVLTNKQQFEVIITHQGKLLDPKLIKSPDMKEYLVHPRRGGLGIHLMRLLMDSVEYKIRDDKKCEVHLMKKMSTAVG; encoded by the coding sequence ATGATAACATCTATATTGAATATATCAAGCAATACCGAAAAACTGAGTGTTGTGCGCGAATTTGTATCCGACGCCGCGCGCAATTTCGGTTTCGATGATGAGACGGTGAGTAAAATATCGCTCGCTGTTGATGAGGCATGCACCAACATCATCAAACATGCGTATGAATACGCACCCAATAAGGAATTGGAGATAAAGGTATTGACTAATAAACAACAGTTCGAGGTGATTATTACCCATCAGGGGAAATTGCTCGATCCGAAATTAATAAAATCGCCGGATATGAAAGAATACCTCGTGCATCCACGGCGCGGCGGTTTGGGAATTCACCTTATGCGTTTGCTGATGGATAGTGTTGAATATAAAATCCGTGACGATAAAAAATGTGAAGTTCATCTTATGAAAAAGATGTCGACCGCTGTGGGATGA
- a CDS encoding STAS domain-containing protein, translating into MSNFKVAIRENQKIQVVDLKGYLDAHTAPELEKLFQTLIDKKVFNIVVNCKDLNYISSAGLGVFMAYIEDVRKNNGDIKLSNMSSKIYNVFDLLGFPLLYDITSDEAEAIQKFCSIK; encoded by the coding sequence ATGAGTAATTTTAAAGTCGCAATTCGAGAGAATCAAAAAATACAAGTGGTAGATTTAAAAGGTTATCTCGATGCGCATACGGCACCCGAGTTAGAAAAATTATTTCAAACTCTCATCGATAAAAAAGTCTTTAATATCGTTGTGAATTGCAAAGACCTGAACTACATCAGCAGCGCGGGTTTGGGCGTTTTCATGGCGTACATTGAAGACGTTAGAAAAAACAACGGAGATATAAAACTGTCGAATATGTCTTCAAAGATATATAATGTTTTCGATTTATTGGGATTTCCGCTCTTGTATGATATTACATCGGACGAAGCGGAGGCGATTCAAAAATTTTGTTCGATAAAATAA
- a CDS encoding SpoIIE family protein phosphatase, translating into MKKFKKALLLGTTGFILFIVFVVDIIRQSVDIEIGWIILLREILILAAFATLFIMLESTWKREQTPSKKLGFALVLSLVAATATAMMFIISPSGFEVKNEYLLPLGFDSVFWANLASIVLGVTMVLLVMILRDILFSKRRKGTKRNFIILIILIIVSSVTALFYRPMEYGTISTILTFITLAAMLWNSFRVSWIVYLTKREKILSIVYGFFLFLIFIGFDIVLARGQTVVGQSILFYSPPLQTFIKDVALFATIYFGMTFISTLFHLPTAEAFDRKISEVASLHNLSKLVTQVFDFNELVETVTAMTLQVCEAKSAWLEIIALHNSKKYMNNSAIHENDVAIAGLKNISQEETEIIMEAIRPSIRQSVLDHGKPIIIDSIGDDKRTQGIKMSVNKFSSMAIVPLVSHENVIGILYATKDVEYGFDKDDIDVISAFADQATVAIENSRLIEKSLERERLMREMMLAQEMQRKLLPQRIPELENIDLEALSTPAFEVGGDYYDFLMIDNEHLGILVGDVSGKGVSAAFYMAEMKGIFQSLSKIYTEPRKFLIEAQRALIETIDSRSFISVVYAVVNVKTGLMKVARAGHCPILHVSKSNAGYIKSIGLGLGMGSVEIFERTITQIEIQLESGDVAVFYTDGVTEARPDGVPEFGYERLQEVVVGVMQKSSMHIRDALITAVDSHMMHEPPEDDLTIVVLKWKK; encoded by the coding sequence TTGAAAAAATTTAAAAAAGCACTGCTTCTGGGAACGACCGGATTTATTTTATTCATCGTTTTCGTTGTCGATATCATACGGCAGAGTGTAGATATAGAAATCGGTTGGATAATTTTACTTCGTGAAATTCTCATATTGGCTGCCTTCGCAACTCTATTTATCATGCTTGAATCGACTTGGAAACGGGAACAAACACCTTCCAAGAAATTAGGTTTCGCCCTTGTTTTAAGTTTGGTTGCCGCAACAGCTACAGCGATGATGTTCATTATCTCGCCGAGCGGTTTTGAGGTGAAGAACGAATATCTTTTACCGCTCGGATTCGATTCAGTATTCTGGGCGAATCTTGCAAGTATAGTCCTTGGTGTCACGATGGTTCTGCTTGTAATGATACTTCGCGATATTCTATTTTCAAAAAGAAGAAAAGGAACAAAGAGGAATTTCATCATTCTCATAATTCTAATCATCGTTTCATCTGTAACGGCTCTGTTTTATCGTCCGATGGAGTATGGAACTATATCAACGATTCTTACATTTATCACTCTGGCAGCCATGCTGTGGAATTCTTTCCGTGTTTCCTGGATAGTTTATCTGACCAAGAGAGAAAAAATTCTCAGCATCGTTTATGGATTCTTCCTATTTTTAATATTCATCGGCTTCGATATAGTTTTAGCCCGTGGGCAGACGGTGGTGGGTCAATCGATTTTATTTTATTCACCGCCTCTACAAACATTCATCAAGGATGTAGCTCTCTTCGCGACTATATATTTCGGTATGACATTTATCAGCACCTTGTTTCATCTTCCGACTGCCGAGGCATTCGACAGGAAAATTAGCGAGGTAGCGTCCCTGCACAATCTAAGTAAGTTGGTTACGCAAGTTTTCGATTTCAATGAACTGGTTGAAACGGTCACGGCGATGACACTTCAAGTGTGCGAGGCGAAAAGTGCATGGTTAGAAATTATCGCACTGCACAATTCAAAAAAATACATGAATAATTCTGCAATTCACGAAAATGATGTGGCAATCGCGGGGTTGAAAAATATTTCTCAAGAAGAAACAGAAATTATTATGGAAGCTATTCGCCCTTCCATCAGACAATCGGTACTTGATCATGGCAAACCAATTATTATCGATAGTATCGGAGATGATAAGAGGACTCAGGGAATAAAAATGTCTGTTAATAAATTCAGTTCGATGGCGATAGTTCCGCTTGTCTCCCATGAAAACGTTATCGGTATTTTATATGCCACGAAAGATGTTGAATACGGTTTTGATAAAGACGATATAGATGTTATTTCGGCATTTGCCGATCAGGCGACAGTCGCAATTGAAAATTCAAGATTGATCGAGAAATCTCTAGAGAGAGAACGATTGATGCGCGAGATGATGCTCGCACAAGAGATGCAACGGAAGCTTTTGCCTCAGCGTATTCCGGAACTTGAGAATATCGATTTAGAAGCGCTTTCCACTCCGGCATTCGAAGTGGGCGGCGATTACTATGATTTCTTGATGATCGATAATGAGCATTTAGGTATTTTAGTCGGAGATGTTTCTGGAAAAGGAGTTTCTGCCGCGTTTTATATGGCTGAGATGAAAGGAATATTCCAATCGCTCAGCAAAATCTATACTGAACCGAGAAAGTTTTTAATAGAAGCTCAACGCGCACTCATAGAAACGATTGATAGCCGTTCTTTCATCAGTGTTGTTTACGCAGTGGTTAATGTGAAAACGGGTTTGATGAAAGTTGCCAGAGCGGGGCATTGCCCCATTCTTCACGTATCAAAGTCTAATGCAGGATATATAAAATCGATCGGTCTCGGTTTGGGAATGGGCAGCGTTGAAATATTCGAGCGGACAATCACGCAGATAGAAATCCAATTGGAAAGCGGTGATGTTGCGGTATTTTACACCGATGGTGTAACTGAAGCACGCCCCGATGGTGTACCCGAATTTGGTTACGAACGCTTGCAGGAGGTTGTTGTAGGTGTTATGCAGAAATCTTCGATGCACATTCGCGATGCCCTGATCACTGCGGTCGATTCGCACATGATGCATGAACCCCCCGAAGACGATTTGACAATAGTTGTGTTGAAATGGAAAAAATAA
- a CDS encoding SpoIIE family protein phosphatase has translation MKEKSKNQIKTENAFELTSLFEFSSVVNASLDLTFIFNHFLLTMMGKFLSLKGIVILENRTNIFKTEIAKGIHTDSSKTEWKISKIPKRIIFVGKEDKRRYQWIKDFQTIGITMLIPLVARDRIVGIAGITPGNRTKLTDKEILYIKSIANIAAVAIEKGLFIQELSVVNRQLDRKIQELNTLFEVGKEFNSVLEKNRLIKLLIFSVMGQIGVNRYFLCLEENGTMNVVAEKLDRKNREDVCQYIPSLTRPMLVSEMNSKTEKKWQGWLENAGIEAIIPLQLQQQTKGLLALGEKLNQDTYTQKDLEFLSSLGNLAMISLDNVRLFNDAIEKQKMEDELIIAREIQKGLLPAVLPKIPSFDIAAVNISSKQVGGDYYDVIKLSSKHFVIAIGDVSGKGTPASLLMASLQATIRALVPLGLSLSELTKRVNDLIYENTSNGRFITFFWGILDTESKIFKYVNAGHNPPILVHADGSLELLDKGGMILGIMNTGISYNDGEVTLEKDDLLVLFTDGVNESMNSDNVEFGDERLCSLVTQHRTDDAETVLNNLVDSVKLHSANTSQSDDITIVVLKAN, from the coding sequence ATGAAGGAAAAATCCAAAAATCAAATCAAAACTGAAAACGCGTTTGAGCTGACATCTCTCTTCGAGTTCAGTTCAGTCGTGAATGCTTCGCTCGATCTTACATTTATCTTTAATCATTTTCTTCTTACCATGATGGGGAAATTTCTGTCCCTAAAAGGGATAGTCATTCTCGAAAATCGTACCAATATTTTCAAAACAGAAATTGCTAAAGGAATACACACCGATTCATCAAAGACAGAATGGAAGATTTCTAAAATCCCCAAACGGATTATTTTCGTCGGTAAAGAAGATAAACGACGTTATCAATGGATAAAAGATTTTCAAACTATCGGCATTACTATGCTGATACCGTTAGTGGCGCGTGACCGTATCGTTGGAATTGCCGGCATCACTCCCGGGAACAGAACAAAGTTGACAGATAAAGAAATTCTTTACATCAAATCTATCGCGAATATTGCCGCAGTCGCTATTGAAAAAGGTTTGTTCATACAAGAATTGAGCGTTGTAAACCGTCAACTCGACAGGAAGATCCAGGAGTTGAATACTCTTTTTGAAGTGGGGAAAGAATTCAATTCTGTTTTAGAGAAGAACAGACTTATCAAACTTTTAATATTCTCGGTAATGGGACAAATCGGAGTTAACCGCTACTTCCTTTGTCTTGAAGAGAACGGAACGATGAATGTGGTCGCAGAAAAACTTGACAGAAAAAATAGGGAGGATGTTTGTCAATATATTCCATCGTTAACCAGGCCGATGCTCGTTAGCGAGATGAACAGTAAAACAGAAAAGAAATGGCAGGGATGGCTTGAGAATGCCGGGATAGAAGCGATCATTCCGTTGCAGCTTCAACAGCAAACAAAAGGATTGTTGGCACTCGGTGAGAAGTTAAACCAAGACACATACACTCAAAAAGATTTGGAGTTTCTCTCTTCACTCGGCAATTTGGCGATGATATCGCTCGATAACGTTAGATTATTCAACGATGCTATCGAGAAGCAAAAGATGGAAGATGAATTGATAATCGCGAGGGAGATTCAAAAAGGGTTATTACCGGCAGTTTTACCAAAAATTCCGTCATTCGATATTGCCGCCGTAAATATATCTTCCAAGCAAGTGGGTGGCGATTATTACGATGTTATCAAACTGAGTTCCAAGCATTTCGTAATCGCGATTGGCGATGTATCGGGCAAAGGGACTCCGGCATCACTCTTAATGGCAAGTTTGCAAGCAACAATTAGGGCGTTGGTGCCGCTTGGACTGTCGCTTTCGGAATTGACTAAGCGCGTGAACGATCTTATCTATGAAAACACATCGAATGGCAGATTCATTACATTTTTCTGGGGGATATTAGATACCGAGTCGAAGATATTCAAATATGTGAACGCCGGACATAATCCGCCGATACTTGTTCACGCTGATGGCTCGTTGGAATTGCTCGACAAAGGTGGAATGATACTTGGTATTATGAACACCGGTATATCATACAATGATGGCGAAGTAACTTTAGAGAAAGACGATTTGCTTGTACTGTTTACAGACGGCGTAAATGAATCTATGAACAGCGATAATGTAGAATTCGGTGACGAACGTCTGTGCTCATTAGTAACGCAGCATCGGACTGATGATGCTGAGACGGTTCTTAATAACCTTGTCGATTCTGTAAAACTGCACAGTGCTAATACCTCTCAATCCGATGATATTACGATTGTTGTGTTGAAAGCAAATTGA